Proteins from a genomic interval of Bremerella sp. JC817:
- a CDS encoding GRAM domain-containing protein translates to MPMNTPLRADEAIMKEGPANMQRGVETVGGQLTLTTERIVFESHRFNVQTGATELELAEVSSVAKCWTRFLNLIPLFPNSIEVQTSEGATARFVVMQRESWIEAIELAQEKVTGT, encoded by the coding sequence ATGCCGATGAACACGCCCCTGCGTGCTGACGAGGCGATCATGAAAGAAGGCCCGGCCAATATGCAGCGCGGTGTTGAAACGGTGGGGGGCCAGTTGACGCTCACGACGGAGCGGATCGTCTTTGAAAGCCATCGTTTCAATGTCCAGACCGGTGCGACGGAGCTTGAGCTGGCCGAGGTCAGCAGTGTGGCCAAATGCTGGACCAGGTTCCTGAACCTGATTCCGCTGTTTCCCAATTCAATCGAGGTGCAGACGAGCGAAGGGGCGACGGCGAGGTTTGTGGTGATGCAGCGCGAGAGCTGGATCGAAGCGATCGAGCTGGCTCAAGAGAAAGTAACGGGAACCTAG
- the dnaX gene encoding DNA polymerase III subunit gamma/tau codes for MAEQNTPPDYLVVARRYRPQSFDELVGQQRVATALGNAIARNRVGHAYLFTGARGVGKTSSARIFAKALNCVTGPTASPCNVCEICQSVTAGEDVDVLEIDGASNRGIEEIRQLRANINVRPSRARFKIYIIDEVHMFTKEAFNALLKTLEEPPDHAKFIFCTTDPEKIPITVLSRCQRFDFGGILPDDIVGRLRHIVDTENVPAADEALKLIARRANGSMRDSQSLLEQILAFGDSEITVESVHRLLGTADNQQVVDLARQILAADTGAALQTVHAVFTEGVDPGQLLEQLLRLFRDLMVLGSGGSPDLLQTISPGSVEEAQVMAAQAGVAKLLAGVSCLDETLVKLHRSTYGQVLTEAAVVRLCQLEDLESLGALIATLKEGGLPAKAPSIGQIPAQKKTAERPVEPAPAPPTIPIRPAMPASPPPAPTSHQAPPANVARPVEPARPEPTVAEPSRPMPDPSEAAPHEVAPSNIAPPRLTITEQNVRSVWRKVVEELPGLTGDFAQQSHAVAISGPKRLVVDFFSTYNSAVEALKRPKSQELLDRAFQNVCGDTFTLEFRITEDPNSKGRQPTMSPERSAQEGRLRARQLAEQVPLVQRAMELFDAEVIGVREPDGS; via the coding sequence GTGGCTGAGCAAAATACTCCTCCCGATTATCTGGTCGTTGCCCGTCGATACCGGCCCCAATCGTTTGACGAACTGGTGGGCCAACAACGTGTCGCCACGGCCTTAGGCAACGCGATCGCACGTAATCGCGTCGGCCACGCGTACCTGTTCACTGGTGCTCGCGGGGTGGGGAAGACTTCGTCGGCGCGTATCTTCGCCAAAGCGCTCAACTGCGTCACCGGCCCCACCGCCAGTCCGTGCAACGTCTGCGAGATCTGCCAGAGCGTGACCGCCGGCGAAGATGTCGACGTGCTGGAAATCGACGGTGCCTCGAATCGCGGTATCGAAGAAATCCGCCAGCTGCGAGCCAACATCAACGTTCGCCCGAGCCGCGCCCGCTTCAAGATCTACATCATCGACGAAGTCCACATGTTCACCAAGGAAGCGTTCAATGCGCTGCTGAAAACCTTGGAAGAACCACCGGACCACGCCAAGTTCATCTTCTGCACGACCGATCCAGAAAAGATCCCGATCACGGTACTGTCGCGCTGCCAGCGTTTCGATTTCGGCGGTATTTTGCCGGATGATATCGTTGGCCGCTTGCGTCACATCGTCGACACCGAAAATGTGCCCGCCGCGGACGAAGCGTTGAAACTGATTGCCCGCCGGGCGAATGGTTCGATGCGTGATAGCCAGTCGCTGCTGGAACAAATCCTGGCGTTTGGCGATTCGGAAATCACCGTCGAGTCGGTTCATCGCCTGCTGGGAACCGCCGACAATCAGCAGGTCGTCGACCTCGCGCGGCAGATCCTGGCGGCCGATACCGGGGCCGCTTTGCAAACTGTCCATGCTGTCTTTACCGAAGGGGTCGATCCAGGGCAACTTCTTGAGCAACTGCTCCGATTATTCCGCGACCTGATGGTGCTGGGCTCAGGCGGATCTCCGGATCTGCTGCAGACTATCTCGCCCGGCAGTGTCGAAGAAGCCCAAGTCATGGCGGCCCAAGCCGGCGTCGCCAAGTTGCTGGCAGGCGTGAGCTGTCTCGACGAAACGTTGGTCAAGCTGCACCGCAGTACCTATGGCCAGGTGCTAACCGAAGCGGCCGTCGTTCGCCTTTGCCAGTTGGAAGACCTCGAGAGCCTCGGCGCGCTGATCGCGACACTCAAAGAAGGTGGTTTGCCGGCGAAAGCCCCTTCGATTGGGCAGATTCCGGCTCAAAAAAAAACGGCTGAACGCCCCGTAGAACCAGCGCCGGCGCCCCCCACGATCCCGATTCGTCCTGCCATGCCGGCATCACCTCCACCGGCCCCGACCAGCCACCAAGCGCCGCCAGCCAACGTGGCACGGCCGGTCGAGCCTGCTCGGCCAGAGCCGACCGTGGCGGAACCATCGCGGCCGATGCCTGATCCTTCAGAAGCTGCCCCGCACGAAGTAGCGCCCTCGAATATCGCCCCCCCCAGACTTACCATAACGGAGCAAAACGTCCGTTCGGTTTGGCGTAAAGTGGTGGAAGAGCTACCCGGTCTTACCGGTGATTTCGCTCAACAATCGCACGCAGTAGCAATTTCTGGGCCAAAGCGGCTAGTCGTTGATTTTTTCTCGACGTATAATTCGGCTGTTGAAGCTTTGAAGCGGCCGAAGAGTCAGGAATTGCTCGACCGAGCATTTCAGAACGTATGCGGCGACACCTTTACGCTGGAATTCCGTATTACGGAAGATCCCAATTCCAAGGGAAGACAGCCAACGATGTCGCCCGAGCGATCGGCCCAGGAAGGCCGTCTAAGAGCTCGACAATTGGCAGAACAGGTCCCGCTCGTCCAACGGGCGATGGAACTGTTTGATGCGGAGGTGATTGGGGTCCGCGAACCGGACGGCTCGTAA
- a CDS encoding YbaB/EbfC family nucleoid-associated protein, translating into MFKSLSGLAGLSGMMQQAQQVGEQMKTMQEELRNARVKGSAGGGLIEAICTGHGELVSVTIDPKLITDGDKDLIEELIPQAVREAQAKGKELHQEMMQSVTSGFNVPGLDQALSQFGQ; encoded by the coding sequence GTGTTCAAAAGTCTCAGTGGTCTCGCCGGACTGTCTGGCATGATGCAGCAAGCCCAACAAGTGGGCGAGCAAATGAAAACCATGCAGGAAGAACTGCGTAATGCACGTGTGAAGGGTTCTGCCGGCGGTGGTTTGATCGAAGCGATCTGCACCGGACATGGCGAACTCGTATCGGTCACCATCGATCCCAAGTTGATCACCGATGGCGACAAAGACCTGATCGAAGAACTGATTCCACAGGCCGTCCGCGAAGCCCAAGCCAAGGGCAAAGAGCTGCACCAGGAAATGATGCAGTCGGTAACCAGCGGCTTCAACGTGCCTGGTCTGGATCAGGCCTTAAGCCAATTCGGCCAGTAA
- the recR gene encoding recombination mediator RecR encodes MAQLTESVVRLIDQLSKLPGIGRKSAERVAYHLLRVPTDEAMGLSDAIRDVKQNVRYCSQCFNLSEGDMCTICSDPQRDPALLCVVEQPRDLIALEQSGVFPGLYHVLLGRIAPLEGVGPDQLTIDALITRVAKGTIREVIMATNPTTEGDGTALHISSLLADYPVKLTRLARGVTAGSVLEFANKEVLADALTGRQSL; translated from the coding sequence ATGGCGCAGCTGACGGAGTCCGTCGTTCGATTGATCGACCAGCTATCCAAGCTGCCGGGCATCGGCCGCAAAAGCGCCGAGCGCGTCGCTTATCACCTTCTGCGAGTTCCCACGGACGAGGCGATGGGCCTCTCCGATGCCATTCGCGACGTTAAACAAAACGTTCGCTATTGCAGCCAATGCTTCAACCTCTCGGAAGGGGACATGTGCACGATCTGCAGCGATCCTCAGCGCGACCCCGCGCTGCTTTGCGTTGTTGAACAGCCACGCGACTTGATTGCCTTAGAGCAGTCAGGCGTGTTCCCAGGTCTCTACCACGTACTTCTCGGCCGGATTGCTCCGCTGGAAGGCGTTGGCCCAGATCAATTGACCATCGATGCCCTCATCACGCGCGTTGCCAAAGGCACCATTCGCGAGGTCATCATGGCCACCAATCCTACGACGGAAGGAGACGGTACAGCGCTGCATATTTCCAGCCTGCTGGCCGATTATCCCGTCAAGTTAACCCGTTTGGCACGAGGCGTGACCGCCGGAAGCGTGCTCGAGTTCGCCAACAAAGAAGTGCTTGCCGACGCCCTCACCGGCCGACAATCGCTGTAG
- the rpoN gene encoding RNA polymerase factor sigma-54 yields the protein MRMSFGLEQKMSQKQVLAPRMIQSMEILQLPVLALQEKIEQEMNENPMLEVQEQDGTDLDDMPREEPEARADSEQEFVVEDGKDNADDFERLLEMDQQYPDTFDERPQRSSGQMEDDAERRMDALANVQSRPETLQDHLEHQLSELTIEPLLREWAERIISALDSNGYLTTNIEDLLPADADDELKEIAQEGLHVVQSLEPAGVGARDLRECLMLQLDPSRMFYDELRVLIMNHLEDLRDNRLPQIQKATGFSIERIQAAWSELRRLDPKPGSAYNDAHVANVIPDLMLEIDEEGKYIVQAEDRDIPQLRISNYYRERLSSPTATREEKEFIKRKLNAAQWLIDAIVQRQNTLSRVAQAIVDYQTDFIDNGPEHITPLKMQQIADQVGVHVTTVSRAVDDKYIQTPRGIFALKAFFAGGTVNEAGEEVTWDQIRLRLQEVIDNEDKAKPLSDDDLVKKLKDDGLNVARRTVTKYRKKMGIPSSRQRRDWSKK from the coding sequence ATGAGAATGTCCTTTGGTCTCGAACAGAAGATGTCCCAGAAGCAGGTTCTGGCTCCACGGATGATCCAGTCCATGGAGATCCTGCAACTGCCTGTTCTGGCCCTGCAAGAGAAGATCGAGCAGGAGATGAACGAAAACCCCATGCTCGAAGTGCAAGAGCAGGACGGGACCGATCTGGACGACATGCCGCGCGAAGAGCCTGAGGCTCGCGCCGATTCCGAACAGGAATTTGTCGTCGAAGATGGCAAAGACAACGCCGACGATTTTGAGCGGCTGCTGGAAATGGATCAGCAGTACCCCGATACGTTCGACGAACGTCCGCAGCGTTCCTCTGGCCAGATGGAAGATGACGCCGAGCGCCGGATGGATGCCCTGGCCAACGTTCAGTCGCGTCCAGAAACCCTGCAAGATCACCTCGAACATCAGCTTTCTGAACTAACCATCGAGCCGCTGTTGCGGGAATGGGCCGAGCGGATTATCTCGGCGCTCGATTCGAACGGTTACCTGACCACCAATATCGAAGACCTGCTGCCGGCCGACGCCGACGATGAATTGAAAGAGATCGCCCAGGAAGGGTTGCATGTCGTGCAGTCGCTCGAGCCAGCCGGCGTTGGTGCTCGCGATTTGCGGGAATGCTTGATGCTGCAATTGGATCCGTCGCGGATGTTCTACGATGAACTTCGCGTGCTGATCATGAACCACCTGGAAGACCTGCGCGACAACCGACTGCCGCAGATCCAGAAAGCGACCGGCTTCTCGATCGAGCGTATCCAGGCTGCCTGGAGCGAACTGCGTCGCCTCGATCCGAAACCAGGTTCGGCCTACAACGATGCCCACGTCGCCAACGTGATTCCCGACTTGATGCTGGAAATTGACGAAGAAGGGAAGTACATCGTTCAGGCCGAAGACCGCGATATTCCGCAACTGCGAATCAGCAACTACTATCGCGAACGTCTTTCGAGCCCAACCGCCACGCGGGAAGAAAAAGAGTTCATCAAGCGCAAGCTGAACGCGGCTCAGTGGCTGATCGATGCCATCGTGCAGCGCCAGAACACCCTTAGCCGCGTTGCCCAGGCCATCGTCGATTATCAAACCGATTTCATCGACAACGGTCCCGAGCACATCACGCCGCTCAAGATGCAGCAGATCGCCGACCAGGTTGGCGTGCACGTCACCACGGTCAGCCGTGCGGTCGACGATAAGTACATTCAGACGCCACGTGGGATCTTCGCGCTGAAAGCGTTCTTCGCGGGTGGTACCGTCAACGAAGCTGGCGAGGAAGTGACCTGGGACCAGATTCGTCTGCGTCTGCAGGAAGTGATCGACAACGAGGACAAAGCCAAGCCTCTTTCCGACGACGATCTGGTGAAGAAGCTGAAAGACGACGGCTTGAACGTCGCTCGTCGTACGGTCACCAAGTATCGCAAGAAGATGGGCATCCCCAGTTCGCGTCAACGTCGCGATTGGTCGAAGAAATAA
- a CDS encoding cysteine peptidase family C39 domain-containing protein — MRYLAVDKLIPLLAFCGVLWCCQSAHAQLGPPVRNREHTIQAYARTWKDIRDQNIVKQKRDYSCGAAALATICRYYWGDPVTETQVLKVVEGNLTREELQERFQNGLAISDLRLAAVKLGYLSTIGRLSMEELQKVKVPLIVAIRLEETNHFVVYRGQANGWVFLADPARGNLRIPQFQFESQWIENAVLVVAQKGKAQSDKSQLGITHEEMSRGWVDDQIIRTFPEKPFKLYFRSIP; from the coding sequence TTGAGATACCTTGCCGTCGACAAACTGATCCCACTGCTTGCCTTCTGCGGAGTGCTTTGGTGCTGCCAGTCAGCCCACGCCCAGCTTGGCCCGCCGGTACGCAATCGCGAGCATACCATCCAGGCTTATGCCCGAACCTGGAAAGATATTCGCGATCAGAACATCGTCAAGCAGAAGCGAGATTACTCGTGCGGCGCAGCGGCGCTCGCCACAATCTGCCGCTATTACTGGGGCGATCCGGTCACCGAGACCCAGGTGCTGAAGGTGGTCGAAGGCAACCTCACACGGGAAGAACTGCAGGAACGTTTTCAGAACGGGCTCGCTATTTCGGACTTGCGATTGGCGGCGGTCAAGCTCGGCTACCTGTCGACGATCGGGCGGCTGAGTATGGAAGAACTGCAGAAGGTGAAGGTCCCGCTGATCGTGGCGATTCGCCTGGAAGAAACGAATCACTTCGTCGTCTATCGCGGCCAGGCCAACGGCTGGGTCTTCTTAGCGGACCCGGCGCGAGGCAACTTGCGAATCCCGCAATTTCAGTTCGAATCGCAATGGATCGAGAACGCGGTCCTGGTGGTCGCCCAGAAAGGGAAAGCCCAGTCCGACAAATCGCAACTGGGGATCACGCACGAAGAAATGAGCCGCGGCTGGGTCGACGATCAAATCATTCGCACCTTCCCTGAGAAGCCGTTCAAGCTTTACTTCCGCAGCATCCCTTAA